The nucleotide window ttattaatttgcagAAAATAATATATCTCAACAGATGGATTTCGAAATGAATTCCAACCAAACTCGGACACTGGATGTCATTCCTCTTTGCTAtgaatttttaaacaattcttGTACAAAATTCAATTACCCTCTTTTTATCAGAGTGTCACTTTACATGTTTATCACCTTGGTGGTGATTTTAACAGTATTTGGAAACTTTTTTGTCATCCTGAGCATCGTTCATTTTAAACAGCTCCACATTCCAACAAATTATCTCGTCCTGTCTCTGGCTGTAACTGATCTGTTGTTAGGAGGAGTTGTTATGCCCCCAAGTGTGATTTTTTCTGTCGAAAATTGCTGGTATTTTGGAACATTATTCTGTAAAATTCACCTCAGTTTTACCATCACATTATGTACTGCATCTATTATAAACTTATGTTTTATAGCTGTAGATCGATATTATGCTGTGTGTAAGCCCTTGTTATATCAGACCATAATTACACCTTTTGTAACGTTTGTTATGATTTCCATTTGCTGGAGTGTTTCATTCACAGCTGGGTTTGGGATAATATTTCTTGGTCTTAACATACTGGGCCTTGaagatttttataatgaaaatgttGCATGTGAAGGTGGATGTCTTTTGGTCCAAAATGCTGCCTCCAGCACGACTTCCTCTTTGCTCTCCTTTTATTTCCCAGGTATCATCATGCTCAgcatttatacaaaaatattcCGTGTTGCACAAAAACAAGCCAAATCCATTCAGGactcaaaaaataaatcacaatctGTGATAAGCAAAGAGGAGAAAAAGGCAACAAAAACCCTGGCGGTGGTTATGGGAGTGTTTCTCGCACTTTGgactccattttttttcttcaatatcATTGATCCTTATACTGGATTTTTGATCCCACCTACATTCTTAGATATGTTGGCTTGGGTTGGATATTTAAATTCGACTTGTAATCCGATGGTGTACGCTTTTTTCTACAAGTGGTTTAGAAAAGCACTGAGGATTGTTTTATCTGGAAAAATATTTCAGTCTGGTTCTTCAAGAATTAATCTTTTTTCACATTAAGCAAAACATCTACATGGTGATGTCttgatgtttattattttctatcatTACACTTCTTAACATAAAGATTTACCTTGTTTTAGcatgatttattttgtattattaaaacagaATCAACAGAATTGACTCAttagctttaaaatattttttcagtgtCAACTACATAGATGCATTAAATTTACTGTTATATATATCTTCTAAgaagatctgttttttttttctttcaggatCCAAATAATTAATTGGGATTATTATCACCTAATTACATTCAGTGGTCCTTTcctttgattaaaaacaaacaaacaaacaaaaagatggATTTTATCAACAAAGGCCGCAATCTTATTCTGACCACTGCatcacttgtacattacaggaacttgaaagggagttattgccacattcccacatcacatgtttacataattaaaaGTTCTGGGGCCattgtttcagacatgaagcagaaaaataaatagagcttttaactttcataactgtgttttgttatccTGCACAATCAAGGGTCCCAGTTTTAGTTTACCCcttatgtattaaaaataatataatttttaatcttAAATCTGCAAATATaatctcttttttaaattattctgaACTGCACAGGGCCCGGTTTCTAGATAACGCACACTATTCGCGAGCTAAGAAGACTCTTGAGATATATCTTATTTGAAGTGAcaacttttctaagtgtatttctagaactgtcccttaggagtcttcttaagtcgctgcctcttacctttgacgttacaaggcgctgtctacagtgagggtactgaattagctgacactggttgctcaggaatcgatttttgactccttttgcatgacagcgttaagaaagacagcacttatatgcaaattaaacatggcactaaattcttttaatagtgtttatttcgacatgggttaacttatcaatagcatgccataatagactaatatataaatgaaatcaccaaactgtcccTAATATTTTTATCTAACCTGTAGTGATAGTGAAACGAACcgagtatacaatcatagttgattgacaaacagctgacaacacttttcaccagcttcagaaacaatgtgaagcatgtaagtggttggggttgtatagcgcacttttggaataaaatgacagagtagaggtttaatacccctacaGTATCTCAACTACACGGTTTCGTGCGGGGGCCATAAGTACGGTTAATTATGATTCAGTGTGAGTTTTGGTGCCGAGGTTAAGTTCGAATTTTACCacgcaaaataataaaacatgtttaactTACAGAAGCTCGCGGACCTTGCAGATCTTCGCGGAACTTTGGGCGGTAATTCGAGGCGGCTTAAGgtgcctaatacccctatctcacctacagtatgcgCTTTGACACACGGTGAGATGCGATGTTAGGACCCGTAAGCTGCTGCGATTGCCCGCCGACGTTATGCTAACATTCtgcgaagttctgcaaggtctggAAGCTTCCGCAAGGACCACCAAAAAAATTAACGTTAAATTTTTCACGCGAAAAGATGGAAATGTAAtcacagggggggggggggggggggggtgccagtcccaagtctggataaatgcagaggatTGTGTCGGGAAGGGCATctgacgtaaaacatttgccaaactaatgatgcgaatcacaaatataattcccacaccggatcggtcgtggcccgggttaacaacgaccgccactggtgttgttgacctacagggtgctggtggagattgggctactgttggtcgaagaaagagaggaggaaggggtGTTCGAAAGcaaagagagaagaggaaaggcaagagtttaggagtgatagtagggactttgaatgttgggaccatgacagggaaggtaagagagttagttgatatgttgcagagaaggaaggtggatatactgtgtgtccaggagaccaggtgaaaaggtagcaaggctagaagcttaggatcagggttcaaattgttttaccatggtgtggataggaaaagaaatggagtaggagttattcagaaagaggagtttgtaaggaatgttctagaggtgaagagagtattagatagaccacgtgtaacaacacctgcacaggattggtacatccgaatattacacctgcgtgacaggtacaggatggccacaacaactgcccgagtcacaccaggaacacacaatccctccatcagtgctcagactgtccacaataggcagtccatgaggaggagatgcactgcagtacttcaagcagctggtggccacaccagatactgactggcagggatgcaccgaaatttcgggcaccgaaaattttcggccgaaatagcattatcggtttcggccgaaacgtaagaaagcgccgaaaataaaagctgaaattgtcgccacgcctctcccatcctcccgtctcgttcgcgctgtcattacgcatcaaacacggagtatgtcagcggtttggaagcacttcaaagtttcagatgaggacagcaaagttgcaatatgcaacattttttttatacaaacagaaagaaaatattttaaacatgttttttattgaagccattttcggtttcggtatcggttttcggccaagtgcatccaaaaatttcggtttcgttttcggcccagaattttcatttcggtgcatccctactgactggtacttttgattttgagcctccctttattcagggacacattgtgaaacatttttagtttatgtcttatggtgttgactcttttagtgttcgtacaaatatttacacattaagtttactgaaagtaaaacagttgaaagtcagaggacagttctttttttgctgagtatataacctcggtcaagtgatgtcatttgattaggtgcacctgaaggtaataaataggcatgaaccggaaatatcctcaggtcaattttgtctgaaacgacgtccagtcacgcatacagtgcggcattggagcgcagcctcttgttcctgctttttcagtgaacagggttacagcaaaggaCCCCAGAACATTCCCTTTcaaaaagctacacttgatgctgcgtgaaaacgctatggaagcGAGAATAcaaacgccgccgcactgcaagtgtctggaccacCAGGGATATGTACTGTGCGCATGATTCCAAGTTTATAAATTAAGTTCCATTTCAAtaagggaaataagtattttatcccctaccaaccaacaataattctgcctctcacagactggttatttGCTCTTGTGATACACATATCAATTTAAGcaggtgctcctaacaacaatgtggtatgtgtataaaagccagctgtccacaaaatctctatcttccattcaaacctcaccaccatcggcaagaccaaagagctgtcaaagcaagtcaggaacaaaattttagacctgcacaaggctggaatgggccaCAAGACCATCATCTAGAAGCTTGGTGAAAAGGAGACAATTGCTGGagcaattatttacaaatggaagaaatacaaagtaaccattaatggccctatatgcaagatttcacctcatggaccaagaataattataagaaaaatgaggaaccagcccaggactacatGGGAGGatcttgtgaatgatctcaaggcagttgggagcacagtcaccaaacaaaccattagtaacacaatacgcctgcatggattgaaatcctttaGCGCAGCAATGCTTGccctcctcaagaagacacatgtacaggcccgtctgaggtttgccaatgaacagagaaagattgggataaactgctgtggtcagataagaccaaaattgagctctttgtcatcaactcgacttgctgttttttgaggaagaaaaatgccgactatgacactaagaacaccacagtccctacagtcaatcccggaggtggaaacattatgctttgaggatgtttctttgcTAAAGGTAGAGATTGACCTTGCTGCACTGAGAGGCCAATGGATGAGGCCGTGTGTTAtaaattttggatgagaacatcctgaagatgggttgtggatggatctttcagcatgaaaatgacctcaaacatactgccaaggcaactaaggagtgactcaagaataagcacattaaggtcatggagtggtcttGCCAGttttcagaccttaatccaatagaaaattcacagagagagctgtaacttcgagttgccaaccctaaacatttagagaaaatttgtaaagaatagtggatcaaaatgcatcccaagatgtgtgcaaatctgcTAAACAACTACACGAAATATCTTCCCACTGTACTttccagcaagggtttctctaccaagtactaagtcattttttgcttggggatcaaatacttatttccctcattgaaatgcaacttaattcataacatttgtatcatggtGTCACATTCTTAATATCCTAAAGAAGATCAAGCTAAGCCAGAAAGTAACTTTTTACTACTTTCAGAgtgttaggtctcatggcagctgtatccacggtgatactgttggaccttctgcacataaaTTCGATTCAGTTGTGGCTAATACCtaggggatttcatccaagggccaatacCCAGAGGCAATGAGGGGTAtgcgccgagagcttcgtatcctttttatgtggttcagaccccggtctttgactctgggtcccactctagctCTGTGTTGTCATTGCAAGCtgctaatgacagacgcttccctcacgggctggggtgcggtcttagatggccgtccaggccaagggatctggagaggtcatcttctcacgtggcacatcaattgcctcaaaatgatgaCTATTTCtagccctgaaatactccctccagcagatgagaggctaccatgtcctagtgtgggtGGGCAACAATATGGTAGTCTCGTAAATAATCGCCTGGGTAGACTGTGCTCGCGTTGCTGGGGggagctagcgcaccagattctgctttggggcacaggacaagttcctgtccctcaagacgatttacattccagggaagatgaatatgggagcagacttgctgtccaggcaagctgtgacacacagaGTTTGGAAACCCCATCCTGAAGTAGTCAGTcctctagaagaacttatgccctcaaatggaatgtattaaaaattgttgcatagaaaaaaatgtagacccagtccactgccaaattgttttagtgctggagttCCTACAAA belongs to Clarias gariepinus isolate MV-2021 ecotype Netherlands chromosome 2, CGAR_prim_01v2, whole genome shotgun sequence and includes:
- the LOC128514919 gene encoding trace amine-associated receptor 1-like; translation: MDFEMNSNQTRTLDVIPLCYEFLNNSCTKFNYPLFIRVSLYMFITLVVILTVFGNFFVILSIVHFKQLHIPTNYLVLSLAVTDLLLGGVVMPPSVIFSVENCWYFGTLFCKIHLSFTITLCTASIINLCFIAVDRYYAVCKPLLYQTIITPFVTFVMISICWSVSFTAGFGIIFLGLNILGLEDFYNENVACEGGCLLVQNAASSTTSSLLSFYFPGIIMLSIYTKIFRVAQKQAKSIQDSKNKSQSVISKEEKKATKTLAVVMGVFLALWTPFFFFNIIDPYTGFLIPPTFLDMLAWVGYLNSTCNPMVYAFFYKWFRKALRIVLSGKIFQSGSSRINLFSH